Proteins encoded together in one Chitinophaga varians window:
- a CDS encoding GDSL-type esterase/lipase family protein, with amino-acid sequence MAAVLVLLLTTFATYAQPQVNVIQQDTALYRAFESLYHADSNVVSILHLGDSHVQAGYFPLAIASLLQQQFGYAGRGYVFPYNVAGTNGPEDYRWNSTVRWTMERVIDRYKPPVLGPGAIAMQTLVQAPALSFAGKQDGMMDNNFRKVTLFYDAATDNNTISSPDAAQITVTGTPFPGTPTIKMATLDFLQTSQTFQVRWDNPGNLPFRFYGAVLQNGRNGVLYHSVGINGAMYQQYNDLNSVLLAQMAVFHPRLVIISLGTNEAYGRFDPLAFREEIDKTVQLIREQAPAASILLTTPPDCMRAVKKAVRKKISKKKYRTYYTTSYYPNPYIAMATQQITGYARQHGIACWNFNAVNKAEAGRFAGGWAPDHIHFSTKGYQLQGQLLYEALQQSYNQYLQVKKKNPVNSDDRR; translated from the coding sequence ATGGCAGCAGTACTGGTACTGCTGCTCACCACATTTGCCACCTATGCGCAACCACAGGTTAACGTGATCCAGCAGGACACCGCCCTGTACCGCGCGTTTGAATCGCTGTATCATGCAGACAGTAATGTGGTGTCCATACTTCATCTCGGAGACTCCCACGTGCAGGCCGGCTATTTCCCGCTTGCCATCGCCTCTTTATTGCAACAGCAGTTTGGCTACGCCGGCAGAGGATATGTTTTCCCCTACAACGTAGCAGGCACCAACGGCCCGGAAGATTACCGCTGGAACAGCACCGTCCGCTGGACCATGGAAAGGGTGATAGACCGCTACAAGCCGCCAGTGCTAGGCCCCGGTGCTATCGCCATGCAAACGCTGGTACAGGCCCCGGCACTTTCGTTTGCCGGTAAACAGGACGGCATGATGGACAACAACTTCCGGAAAGTAACCCTGTTCTATGACGCTGCTACTGACAACAATACCATTTCCAGCCCCGATGCGGCACAGATAACGGTAACGGGCACACCGTTTCCAGGTACGCCGACCATCAAAATGGCTACCCTCGACTTTCTCCAGACTTCCCAGACCTTCCAGGTGCGCTGGGATAATCCGGGCAACCTGCCTTTCCGTTTCTATGGAGCCGTGTTGCAAAATGGCCGTAATGGCGTGCTGTATCATAGTGTAGGCATCAATGGCGCTATGTATCAGCAGTATAATGACCTTAACAGCGTACTGCTGGCGCAAATGGCGGTATTCCACCCCCGGCTGGTCATCATCTCCCTGGGAACCAACGAAGCCTACGGCCGCTTTGACCCGCTGGCCTTCCGCGAAGAAATAGACAAAACAGTACAACTGATACGTGAACAGGCCCCCGCTGCCAGCATCCTGCTGACCACCCCGCCCGACTGTATGAGGGCAGTGAAAAAAGCGGTCCGGAAAAAAATCAGCAAGAAAAAATACCGTACCTACTATACCACCTCGTATTATCCCAATCCTTACATTGCCATGGCAACGCAACAGATTACGGGATATGCCAGGCAGCACGGTATCGCCTGCTGGAATTTCAACGCGGTCAACAAGGCGGAAGCCGGCCGCTTCGCAGGCGGATGGGCACCGGACCACATTCACTTCAGTACAAAAGGATACCAGTTACAGGGACAATTGCTGTATGAAGCGCTGCAACAGTCCTACAATCAATATTTACAGGTAAAAAAGAAAAACCCAGTCAACTCGGATGATCGACGTTAA
- the aspS gene encoding aspartate--tRNA ligase has product MYRTHTCGELRMEQVGQEVTLAGWIQTVRKFGSINFFDLRDRYGITQLLFNESLNDKLDAQPLGREFVVQITGTVTERTSKNKNIPTGDIEITVSEYKILNAAKTPPFTITDDTDGGDELRMKFRYLDLRRNAVKQNLELRYAVGRAARNYLHTRNFIDIETPFLINSTPEGARDFVVPSRMNPNQFYGLPQSPQTFKQLLMVSGYDRYYQIVKCFRDEDLRADRQPEFTQIDCEMSFVEQEDVLNIFEGMTKYIFKEVKGIELEGDFPRMTWDDAMEYYGNDKPDIRFEMKLANLNDTVKQKGFKVFDEAELVVAIAAPGCSEYTRKQLDELTEWVKRPQIGMSGLIYVKYNIDGTLKSSVDKFFDEQQLQLWAQKCQAKPGDLILVLAGREERTRKAMSELRLEMGERLGFRNKNVYKPLWVIDFPLFEYAEEENRWVARHHPFTAPKPEQIALMDDVSQYANIKANAYDIVLNGTEVGGGSIRIFQRDLQQKMFAALGMSPEEAERKFGFLLGAFEYGAPPHGGIAFGFDRLCSLLGGSESIRDFIAFPKNNHGRDVMMDAPAEISQAQLDELKISLVK; this is encoded by the coding sequence ATGTACAGGACGCACACTTGCGGGGAGTTAAGAATGGAGCAGGTAGGCCAGGAGGTGACGCTGGCCGGATGGATACAAACAGTCAGAAAATTTGGCAGCATCAACTTTTTTGATCTGCGGGACCGTTATGGTATCACTCAGCTGTTATTCAACGAAAGCCTGAATGATAAACTGGATGCACAGCCATTGGGCCGTGAGTTCGTTGTACAGATCACTGGTACAGTGACAGAGCGTACCAGCAAAAATAAAAATATCCCCACCGGCGATATCGAAATCACGGTGAGCGAATATAAAATCCTGAATGCGGCCAAAACACCGCCTTTCACGATTACTGACGATACTGACGGGGGAGATGAGCTGCGTATGAAATTCCGCTATCTCGATCTCCGCCGTAATGCGGTAAAACAAAATCTCGAACTGCGTTATGCAGTAGGCCGTGCTGCGCGCAACTATCTGCATACCAGGAACTTCATCGATATCGAAACGCCTTTTCTGATTAATTCCACACCGGAAGGCGCCCGCGACTTCGTGGTGCCCAGCCGTATGAACCCTAACCAGTTCTACGGTTTGCCTCAATCACCGCAGACTTTTAAACAATTGTTGATGGTGAGTGGTTATGATCGGTACTACCAGATCGTAAAATGTTTCCGCGATGAAGACCTCCGGGCAGACCGCCAGCCGGAATTTACCCAGATCGACTGTGAAATGAGCTTTGTAGAACAGGAAGATGTGCTGAACATTTTTGAAGGTATGACCAAATATATCTTCAAAGAAGTGAAAGGCATTGAACTGGAAGGTGATTTTCCCCGTATGACATGGGACGATGCCATGGAATATTATGGCAATGATAAACCAGATATCCGCTTCGAGATGAAGCTGGCTAACCTCAATGATACCGTAAAACAGAAAGGCTTTAAAGTATTCGATGAAGCAGAACTGGTGGTCGCTATTGCAGCGCCTGGTTGCTCCGAATATACCCGTAAACAGCTCGATGAACTGACAGAATGGGTGAAAAGACCTCAGATCGGCATGAGCGGCCTCATCTATGTTAAATACAATATAGATGGTACCCTGAAGAGCTCGGTTGATAAGTTTTTCGATGAACAGCAACTGCAACTGTGGGCGCAAAAATGTCAGGCAAAACCCGGAGACCTTATCCTGGTGCTGGCCGGCAGGGAAGAGCGTACCCGTAAGGCTATGAGCGAGCTGCGCCTGGAAATGGGCGAGCGCCTGGGCTTCCGCAATAAAAACGTTTATAAACCGTTGTGGGTGATAGACTTCCCGCTGTTTGAATACGCAGAAGAAGAAAATCGCTGGGTGGCCCGTCACCATCCGTTCACCGCTCCGAAACCGGAACAGATTGCCCTGATGGACGATGTGTCACAATATGCTAACATCAAGGCAAACGCATATGACATTGTATTGAATGGCACTGAAGTAGGAGGAGGCTCTATCCGTATTTTCCAGCGCGATCTGCAACAGAAGATGTTCGCTGCGCTGGGAATGTCACCTGAAGAAGCAGAACGCAAATTTGGCTTCCTGCTGGGAGCTTTTGAATATGGCGCGCCGCCCCATGGTGGTATCGCTTTCGGATTTGATCGCTTGTGCTCGCTTTTGGGCGGCAGTGAAAGCATCCGTGACTTCATCGCCTTCCCGAAAAACAATCACGGACGTGATGTCATGATGGACGCTCCGGCCGAGATAAGTCAAGCCCAGCTTGATGAATTAAAGATCAGCCTGGTAAAATAG
- a CDS encoding alpha-2-macroglobulin family protein, with protein sequence MAQTYYDNSWKKVTALDEKNLPKSALGEVDQIYARAVKDNLPAQQIKALIYQMKYTDQLSDSSIQQNLEKLNQKIAAAKGAQQAILQSIKGEVLLNYLRNNRYRLYNRTAIAEETGGKDITTWSQDYLHSQITAAYLASVADKAILQKTPVGDFDPILVKGTDTRQLRPVLFDLLAHRALDYFKSGENTLTKPVDQFELDDPAAFAPAATFARHDFVTTDKASLQYQAILLLQQLVRLHENEKAALLDVDLERIQYMQQIAVTEDKAQQYRKALEQMTSAYSSEKEVTGVLALLANTYIGNALYGKADSTANLKKAKEICEQAIEKGPGTRGAADCSNLLTEIKAQALDLVTEKVNIPSLPFRTLVKYKNADKIYLRVLAVDEAFTASLQLAQNDYRDRQNRYWKLLLDRKPVKAWEQSLPDPKDYNRHAAEIKIDALPLGHYIILASIKPGFDLKENPMALQFTWVSNISYLEKNTQFIALDRATGKPLPGTKLTAFGEQYNEGKAKWVQLASTVTGNNGSAELNLKSTNNSSVRLKWERQGDVLFLDDYKYLYNYGQEKNTATKPRIFLFTDRSIYRPGQTLYFKGIALEQEAGKNTSNVVKGLKSTFTLYDANNEKVDSIVVTTNEFGSFSGKFVLPEGRLNGVYSMRDNKNYGGQSFRVEEYKRPKFYVEFDTIKSSYRLGETVTTEGKALAYAGNNINGATVKYRVERRTRFPYPWLFRGYMPMGASREIAHGTTTTDENGHFKVSFHALPDKTVSADQKPIFTYVVSADVTDLNGETRSAMQSVNAGYQALEINIQVPERLEASALKNVHVFTRNLNGAFEQASVKVAVQPLEPTKRLLRPRYWEQADQFVMTEAAYIKDFPLDIYHDEDEKAKWPRKSAIWEQQFTSTAAGDIAIDGKKLTPGYYELVVSANDKNGQPVVQKSVFELVDVNAKTLAVPAYLWSYQPEERTEPGKKGAVVLGTSAKDLNILQTLGRVGQSQQLSNITLEGVKQLDYNITEEERGGMSLYYVFVKDNRVFATQHTIQVPWDNKDLSIKIGTHRDKLQPGEKEKWSVEITGYKGDKAAAEMLASMYDASLDAFVPHHWTKPDIYPDIMSNGLPVYSAHDNFGMVNSQYYFETDKQGAVAKDKSYDVLNFFSWAMGGYENRVMYKRSVPGAAGAVMAMAAPAPASRERAVMKEQAYDTANEAKNKAEEQAPEAPENTGNVPVRKNFQETAFFLPELRTDKDGKLSFEFTIPEALTKWNFQGLAHTKEAALGSISASIVTQKQLMVMPNAPRFVRAGDKIDFTAKVSNLTDAQLIGQAQLELLDAATMQPVDGWFQNVFPVQHFTAKAGQSTVVTFQLQVPHNFTSALLYRVTAKANNFSDGEESALPVLTNSMLVTETMPLPVRGDGNHTFKFDKLLQSGASSTLRQQGITVEYTSNPAWYAVQALPYLMEYPYDCSEQVFNRYYANALATHITKTVPGIQQVFDRWKTTDTAALLSNLQKNEELKSVLLQQTPWVLDAKNEAQQKKNIALLFDLQRMQKERKTALNQLAARQQPDGSFAWFNGMWADRYITQYILAGIGHLQQLTGADDPVAASIADKAMTYLDRQLDKDYNALIKNKADLKKQQIDEIQVQYLYARSFFKRAVPKGMEPAFDFYAAQQQQYWTKMGRYAQGMIALSQFKKGDKATPAAILKSLKENAVNNQEMGMYWKDVVAGYGWHQAPIETQALLIETFQVAGKDAAAVADMKTWLLKNKQTNNWSTTKATADACYAMLLQGSNWLTASPEVDIQLGQETISSKQQAAEAGTGYFKQKIEAKDVKADMGNIKITVKDSKGQPTWGAIYWQYFEELDKITAAKTPLVLEKELYKEVNSDKGPVLTKITDGNELKVGDKVKVRIVLRADRSMQYIHLKDMRAACFEPQNVLSGAKWQGGLSYYESTKDASTDFFFSYLPKGTYVFEYALFVTHQGKFSNGISTAQCMYAPEFSAHSEGINVKVTE encoded by the coding sequence CCTGCAAAGTATCAAAGGCGAAGTATTGCTGAACTATCTCCGCAATAACCGGTACCGGCTCTATAACCGCACCGCCATTGCAGAAGAGACTGGCGGCAAGGACATTACCACCTGGAGCCAGGACTACCTCCACAGCCAGATTACAGCGGCCTACCTGGCCTCCGTGGCCGACAAAGCCATCCTGCAAAAAACACCTGTCGGAGACTTCGATCCCATCCTGGTCAAAGGCACCGACACCCGCCAGCTCCGTCCGGTATTATTCGACCTGCTGGCACACCGCGCCCTGGATTACTTCAAATCAGGCGAAAACACCCTCACCAAACCAGTAGACCAGTTCGAACTGGATGATCCGGCTGCCTTTGCACCTGCCGCCACCTTCGCCCGGCATGATTTTGTAACGACAGACAAAGCCTCCCTGCAATACCAGGCCATCCTGCTGTTGCAACAACTGGTACGCCTGCACGAAAATGAAAAGGCCGCCCTGCTCGATGTAGACCTCGAAAGGATTCAGTACATGCAGCAGATCGCCGTGACGGAAGACAAGGCACAGCAATACCGCAAAGCGCTGGAACAAATGACATCGGCTTACAGCAGCGAAAAGGAAGTGACCGGCGTACTGGCCCTCCTGGCCAATACCTATATCGGTAATGCCCTGTATGGCAAAGCCGACAGCACCGCCAACCTGAAAAAAGCCAAAGAAATATGTGAACAGGCCATAGAAAAAGGCCCCGGCACCCGCGGTGCGGCCGACTGCTCTAACCTGCTCACTGAAATCAAAGCACAGGCCCTCGACCTGGTTACAGAGAAGGTAAATATCCCGTCCCTGCCTTTCCGTACCCTGGTGAAGTATAAAAACGCAGATAAGATATACCTGCGCGTACTGGCTGTGGATGAAGCTTTTACCGCTTCCCTCCAGTTGGCGCAGAATGACTATCGTGACCGACAGAACAGATACTGGAAACTGTTGCTCGACAGAAAACCGGTAAAAGCCTGGGAGCAATCACTGCCAGATCCGAAAGACTACAACCGTCACGCTGCGGAAATAAAAATCGATGCACTGCCGCTGGGACACTACATCATCCTCGCCAGCATCAAACCCGGTTTCGATCTGAAGGAAAACCCAATGGCACTGCAATTTACCTGGGTGTCCAATATCAGCTACCTGGAGAAAAACACACAGTTTATAGCCCTGGACCGCGCCACCGGTAAACCGCTGCCGGGAACCAAACTGACCGCCTTCGGTGAACAATACAATGAAGGAAAAGCGAAGTGGGTGCAGCTGGCGTCCACCGTTACCGGTAACAATGGTTCTGCTGAACTGAACCTGAAAAGCACCAATAACAGCTCTGTACGGCTTAAATGGGAGCGGCAGGGCGATGTCCTGTTCCTGGACGACTACAAATACCTGTACAACTACGGACAGGAAAAGAATACCGCCACCAAACCGCGGATCTTCCTGTTTACCGACAGAAGCATCTACCGCCCGGGGCAAACGCTTTATTTTAAAGGGATCGCTTTGGAACAGGAAGCCGGTAAAAACACCAGCAATGTGGTGAAAGGCCTGAAAAGCACCTTTACTTTATATGATGCCAATAACGAGAAAGTAGATTCAATTGTGGTGACCACCAATGAGTTTGGCTCTTTCTCCGGTAAGTTTGTGCTGCCGGAAGGACGCCTGAATGGCGTCTACTCCATGCGTGACAACAAGAACTATGGCGGACAATCTTTCCGCGTAGAGGAATATAAACGTCCTAAATTCTATGTGGAATTTGATACCATTAAATCCAGTTATCGTTTAGGCGAAACCGTTACCACGGAAGGCAAAGCGCTGGCATATGCCGGTAATAACATCAACGGCGCCACGGTAAAATACCGCGTGGAAAGAAGGACCCGCTTTCCTTATCCATGGCTCTTCCGTGGCTATATGCCAATGGGCGCGTCCCGCGAAATAGCCCATGGCACAACGACCACCGATGAAAACGGCCACTTTAAGGTGAGCTTCCATGCATTGCCGGACAAGACCGTGTCTGCTGATCAGAAACCCATCTTCACGTATGTGGTGTCTGCTGATGTGACCGACCTGAACGGAGAAACACGCAGTGCCATGCAATCTGTCAATGCGGGCTATCAGGCGCTGGAAATCAATATACAGGTTCCGGAACGCTTAGAGGCTTCTGCCCTGAAAAACGTACACGTCTTCACCCGCAACCTGAACGGTGCTTTTGAACAGGCTTCCGTTAAAGTAGCAGTACAGCCGCTGGAGCCGACCAAACGCCTTTTACGTCCCCGTTACTGGGAACAGGCGGACCAGTTTGTGATGACCGAAGCCGCATACATTAAAGACTTCCCCCTGGACATCTATCATGATGAAGATGAAAAGGCCAAATGGCCCCGTAAATCCGCCATATGGGAACAGCAATTCACCAGCACCGCTGCCGGCGACATTGCGATAGACGGCAAAAAGCTGACCCCTGGCTACTATGAACTGGTAGTAAGCGCCAACGATAAAAATGGTCAGCCGGTAGTGCAAAAATCAGTTTTTGAACTGGTGGACGTAAACGCCAAAACACTGGCAGTTCCGGCTTATCTGTGGAGCTATCAGCCGGAAGAACGTACCGAACCCGGTAAAAAAGGTGCTGTTGTGCTGGGCACTTCCGCCAAAGACCTGAACATATTACAAACACTCGGACGGGTGGGCCAGTCGCAGCAACTGTCAAACATCACACTCGAGGGAGTAAAGCAACTCGATTATAACATCACCGAAGAAGAAAGAGGCGGTATGTCACTGTACTACGTCTTCGTGAAAGACAACCGTGTATTCGCCACGCAGCATACTATCCAGGTGCCATGGGACAATAAAGACCTGAGCATCAAAATCGGTACCCACCGTGATAAGCTGCAGCCGGGAGAAAAGGAAAAATGGAGCGTGGAAATAACCGGCTACAAAGGTGATAAAGCAGCTGCGGAAATGCTGGCCTCTATGTACGATGCTTCGCTCGATGCATTTGTTCCGCACCACTGGACTAAACCGGACATCTATCCTGATATCATGTCCAACGGCCTTCCGGTATATTCCGCGCACGACAACTTCGGCATGGTGAATTCCCAGTACTATTTTGAAACAGATAAACAGGGAGCTGTTGCCAAAGACAAAAGTTATGATGTGCTCAACTTCTTCTCCTGGGCAATGGGAGGGTATGAGAACAGGGTAATGTACAAACGCAGTGTACCAGGTGCCGCAGGCGCTGTAATGGCAATGGCCGCGCCAGCTCCGGCTTCCCGCGAGAGAGCGGTTATGAAGGAGCAGGCTTACGATACTGCTAACGAAGCAAAGAACAAAGCTGAGGAGCAAGCTCCCGAAGCTCCGGAAAATACCGGCAATGTACCTGTCCGCAAAAACTTCCAGGAAACAGCTTTCTTCCTGCCGGAACTGCGTACAGACAAAGACGGTAAACTCTCTTTTGAATTCACCATACCGGAAGCCCTCACCAAATGGAATTTCCAGGGCCTGGCCCATACAAAAGAAGCTGCGCTGGGCAGCATCAGCGCCAGCATCGTTACCCAGAAACAACTGATGGTGATGCCTAACGCGCCGCGCTTTGTAAGGGCCGGTGATAAAATTGACTTCACTGCCAAAGTAAGCAACCTGACCGACGCACAGTTGATCGGGCAGGCACAGCTGGAACTGCTGGACGCTGCTACTATGCAGCCCGTAGACGGCTGGTTCCAGAATGTTTTCCCGGTACAACACTTTACCGCTAAAGCCGGTCAAAGCACAGTAGTGACCTTCCAGTTGCAGGTGCCGCATAACTTTACCAGCGCGCTGCTGTACCGCGTGACAGCCAAAGCAAACAACTTCAGCGATGGCGAAGAAAGTGCACTGCCGGTGCTGACCAACTCTATGCTGGTGACCGAAACAATGCCGCTGCCGGTACGTGGTGACGGTAATCATACCTTTAAGTTTGACAAACTGCTGCAATCAGGCGCTTCTTCCACATTGCGCCAGCAGGGCATTACCGTGGAATATACCAGCAATCCGGCGTGGTATGCCGTACAGGCGTTACCGTACCTGATGGAGTACCCGTACGATTGCTCCGAACAGGTGTTTAACCGCTACTACGCCAATGCACTGGCTACGCATATTACCAAAACGGTTCCCGGTATTCAGCAGGTTTTTGACAGATGGAAAACCACTGACACGGCAGCGCTGCTGAGCAACCTGCAAAAAAATGAAGAACTGAAATCCGTTCTGTTGCAACAAACGCCATGGGTGCTGGATGCGAAGAACGAAGCGCAGCAGAAGAAAAATATCGCGTTGCTGTTTGACCTGCAACGCATGCAGAAAGAAAGAAAAACAGCATTGAACCAACTGGCTGCCAGGCAGCAGCCTGACGGCTCCTTCGCCTGGTTCAACGGTATGTGGGCCGATCGTTACATCACCCAGTACATACTGGCTGGTATCGGTCACCTGCAACAGCTGACCGGTGCTGATGACCCGGTAGCCGCCAGCATCGCCGATAAAGCTATGACGTACCTGGACAGGCAGCTGGACAAGGATTACAATGCGCTGATCAAAAACAAGGCTGATCTGAAAAAACAGCAGATTGATGAAATACAGGTGCAATACCTGTATGCCCGCAGCTTCTTTAAACGTGCGGTACCTAAAGGCATGGAGCCGGCCTTCGATTTTTACGCTGCCCAACAGCAGCAATACTGGACTAAAATGGGCCGCTATGCACAAGGCATGATTGCGCTGAGCCAGTTCAAAAAAGGTGACAAAGCCACTCCTGCTGCCATCCTGAAATCACTGAAGGAAAATGCTGTCAACAACCAGGAGATGGGCATGTACTGGAAAGATGTAGTGGCCGGTTATGGCTGGCATCAGGCGCCGATAGAAACGCAGGCGCTGTTGATAGAAACATTCCAGGTGGCCGGTAAAGATGCCGCTGCCGTGGCAGATATGAAAACATGGCTGCTGAAAAACAAACAGACCAACAACTGGAGCACTACCAAAGCCACCGCTGACGCCTGTTACGCTATGCTGCTGCAAGGCAGCAACTGGCTTACTGCCAGCCCTGAGGTGGATATACAGCTGGGCCAGGAAACCATCAGCAGCAAACAACAGGCTGCTGAAGCAGGTACCGGTTACTTCAAACAGAAGATTGAGGCGAAAGATGTAAAAGCAGATATGGGCAATATCAAGATAACGGTGAAAGACAGCAAGGGCCAACCTACCTGGGGAGCCATCTACTGGCAGTATTTTGAAGAGCTGGATAAAATTACCGCCGCTAAAACACCGCTGGTACTGGAAAAGGAACTGTATAAAGAAGTGAATTCCGATAAAGGCCCCGTGCTGACTAAAATTACCGATGGCAATGAATTGAAAGTGGGTGACAAGGTAAAAGTGCGGATTGTGCTGCGTGCTGACAGGTCTATGCAATACATTCACCTGAAAGACATGCGTGCAGCCTGCTTTGAGCCACAGAACGTGTTAAGCGGCGCCAAATGGCAGGGTGGCCTCAGTTACTACGAAAGCACCAAAGACGCTTCTACGGATTTCTTCTTCAGTTATCTGCCAAAAGGTACTTACGTGTTTGAGTATGCATTGTTTGTAACGCACCAGGGTAAGTTCTCCAATGGCATCAGCACGGCACAGTGCATGTATGCGCCGGAGTTCAGCGCTCACAGCGAAGGCATCAATGTAAAAGTCACCGAATAG
- a CDS encoding NAD(P)/FAD-dependent oxidoreductase: MTSVDYIIVGQGIAGTMLSWSLWQAGKKVLVVDDAKSNSASRVAAGIINPVSGRRFEPAWMYDAIYPFARDSYHKMSELLQIQVLTERRLWNVFPSQQLYDAFMKKAAGGPYTALPGKPEYEDILDQPYGAAIVKGATVNLRVLLPAWRQFLNNMGALQEAHLDLSELEVTPTGVRYGDIAAQKIIFCDGVATARNPWFDRLTFLPNKGEVLWVRIPGLHTEDIIKKSITLVPYGPELFWAGSSFVWDYVDDLPTGKQREVLEKSLQQLLKVPYSIAYQQAAVRPSGNDRRPMIGLHPEMPAVGVFNGLGTKGCSLAPFMAAHFAEVLAGNALLMPEVDINRYFNTGRG; encoded by the coding sequence ATGACAAGCGTAGATTATATTATAGTAGGACAGGGGATTGCCGGTACCATGTTGAGCTGGTCTTTATGGCAGGCCGGCAAAAAGGTGCTGGTGGTCGATGATGCAAAATCCAACAGCGCGTCACGGGTGGCGGCGGGTATTATTAACCCGGTGTCAGGACGGAGGTTTGAGCCGGCATGGATGTATGACGCCATTTATCCGTTTGCCCGCGACAGTTACCATAAGATGTCGGAACTGTTGCAGATACAGGTGCTGACAGAGCGCCGTCTCTGGAATGTGTTTCCATCGCAGCAGTTATATGATGCCTTTATGAAGAAGGCTGCCGGCGGCCCCTATACAGCGTTGCCTGGTAAGCCGGAGTATGAAGATATACTGGACCAGCCTTACGGAGCGGCCATTGTGAAAGGGGCGACCGTGAACCTGCGGGTGTTGCTGCCTGCCTGGCGGCAGTTTCTGAACAATATGGGCGCTTTGCAGGAAGCGCACCTGGACCTGTCTGAGCTGGAGGTAACGCCAACGGGCGTGCGTTACGGAGATATCGCCGCGCAGAAAATCATTTTCTGTGATGGCGTGGCAACGGCCCGGAATCCGTGGTTTGACAGGCTGACATTTCTGCCTAACAAGGGAGAAGTGCTATGGGTGCGGATTCCCGGTCTGCATACAGAAGATATCATCAAAAAAAGCATCACATTGGTCCCATACGGGCCGGAATTGTTCTGGGCGGGGTCTTCCTTTGTGTGGGATTATGTGGATGATCTGCCTACCGGCAAACAGCGCGAGGTGTTGGAAAAAAGCCTGCAGCAACTGCTGAAAGTGCCTTATAGCATAGCGTATCAACAGGCGGCGGTACGCCCTTCCGGCAATGACCGCCGGCCTATGATAGGGCTGCATCCGGAGATGCCCGCTGTGGGCGTCTTTAACGGCCTGGGTACCAAGGGGTGTTCGCTGGCGCCCTTTATGGCGGCGCATTTCGCGGAAGTATTGGCTGGAAATGCCCTGCTGATGCCGGAAGTAGATATAAACAGATATTTTAACACCGGCAGGGGGTGA
- a CDS encoding glucosaminidase domain-containing protein, with product MRKVTTYIKRSVWVCAVLLLLMLSNVGYAQQSTSNYLKKFKPVSVELMQETGVPASVILGVAMLESGTGTSRNAKLLNNHFGIVGKNNLSKTAPGTKSRYKQYASAVASYEHFVEVLARKKWFSQLKGNPEFAVWLKHMNHSGYSSAGHEWIKRVTAIINRYKLYKLDEGMDSVARSSSWLTVGMPPATDDQ from the coding sequence ATGAGAAAGGTAACAACCTACATCAAACGGTCAGTATGGGTATGTGCGGTGCTTTTATTGCTGATGCTCAGCAATGTTGGGTATGCTCAACAGTCCACGAGTAATTATCTGAAGAAATTCAAACCGGTATCTGTAGAACTCATGCAGGAAACCGGTGTTCCAGCCAGTGTCATCCTTGGGGTAGCCATGCTGGAATCCGGCACAGGTACCAGCAGAAACGCCAAATTGCTCAACAACCACTTTGGCATTGTCGGAAAAAACAATCTGTCAAAAACTGCCCCCGGCACAAAATCCCGGTATAAGCAATATGCTTCTGCCGTAGCCTCCTACGAACATTTCGTGGAAGTGCTTGCCAGAAAAAAATGGTTCAGCCAACTGAAAGGTAACCCCGAATTCGCAGTGTGGCTCAAACATATGAATCACAGCGGCTATTCCTCTGCTGGCCATGAATGGATCAAAAGAGTAACTGCCATTATTAACCGTTACAAACTATATAAACTGGACGAAGGAATGGATAGCGTGGCACGGAGCTCTTCCTGGTTAACCGTAGGCATGCCGCCAGCAACCGACGACCAGTGA